Within the Arachis duranensis cultivar V14167 chromosome 10, aradu.V14167.gnm2.J7QH, whole genome shotgun sequence genome, the region tgtatgtgattacaagtgtgtcaccatatggatacgtagagattcaggataatgattctaataaaaagttcattgttaatggacagagagtcaaacattatcttgaaggcaattttgagcaagaatgctcaaaactgaggcttgattaaagctcagtaatagtccagctaatgacaataaagaagcgcttgctgggaggcaacccagccatttacaaagtttatttgttaattaattgatttttacaggtatatgtcaagtatcttcaaggtaaaatagcaattgcttgaattcacagagttataaGGGaattggaagctcactggcgtgaaaaagccagtaagaaacattttgggcgttgaacgcccaaaagaagcatccactgggcgtttaacgccagtaaggttcATCCGAGCTAGTTTTGTTGGAATCCTTCTTGAGGATCAGGTCTCTTCCAAAACATGTAGCCACACACGGGGAAGGAAGGTTGTTTCCATTTAAAAGGCTGTCATCAAGATTAAAGTTGCCATCGCTGCTTGAGTTGAGATCAACTCTGATATTGTCATCGTTTCTCGCACTGATGCTCGTCAGGCTGTCTCCCTCGAGGAATATGCTTGAAGGAATAGGCAAGACACCAATACTTTCTCCTCAGCAACTTGAAGACATTGGTTACAAAATTATTGTTTACCCTCTTTTTTTGATTGGTGTCTCTATACGAATAATGCATCATCTCATTTTTCTTACGTTCACCAATTCAGTTGAATAGTTTTCAAGATTGAGATGAGATATATCATGGTTGGATTTGTAGGATTCACTTGCTGCCCTTAAAGGAGGCCACATTCCTCCTCCAGGAAACATGCCATCTTTTGAAGAAATCAAGGATATCGTAGGGTTCAACAAAATGACGACGTGTTTTTAATGTAGGGACATATTTGACCTTTATCTTTTTTGTTACACGTCACGTTCTACGTAATGGATATATTGGTGCGCCTCAGCCATTTCTGCTTGTTTTTGGAATGGCAAATAAACAGAAAAATGTATCCGTCAGCTGTTTGCAAAGCTCAAaaatgtatttataaataattttcatatatatatatatataagcaaaaaacaaaaacacacaaaatgtcattaaaataaattctattattaaatattcttaaattgTATAATACCTTTTGAAAATCTTCTGCCACCTTTTGAGTAACTCAACTTCTTTCCTGTAATTGCTAAAAACAAGTGAAAGGTAGAATAACGCCATATGTCACAAAATTGGAGTAGCCACACAAGATCTATAGATGTGAATTTTTCTGAATTTCCACACCgtaaatttttcttaaaaagaataaaagaatgccattgacaaaaatatcaaaacatTAAGAAGTCTTCGTTTTGAGTGGGATTGTCAGTCAATTTGTCGACCCACAccgtattttgatttttgttataaacCTTATTCTGATTTGCAccgttaattttctttttctccacCTCTTTGGGCTTCTCTTCCTTATTGtcattcttgaaaaaaattttacgAACAAACGACTCTACGTCTTTTCTAGAAAACCCTGCTTTGTCCTCAACGTCATTCTGAGGAATATATGGTGGACGAGCAATTTGCAAAACTGAGTTCCAGTTCACACCCTTAAAGAAATCATGGCACTTGATTTCATGTACCTCAATCCTACGGTCTGGATGCTTTTCAAGCAACTTCTTGATCAGGTCCCTCAACGGTGTGTTTTCACCTGATAGATCCGGTTGTTTCATCAAGATCcgttgaaatgtctcttttcTGTTTACGCCCTTAAATGGTGTCATTCCATACAGCATCTCGTACAAAACAACACCGAGGGACCACCAATCAACACCGAAGTTGTGTCCTTCACCAGTTATAATCTCTGGTGCCACGTAATCCTCTGTTCCGACAAATGAGTTGGATTTCTCCACTGAGTCGGACTCGCTCCGTGCTGGTGAGTTAGTGCCGAGTTGACTGTCTGAGTCAAGAGGCATGATACCCGAGTGACAACAGTAGCAACCTGGTAACAATCGCTTTCTTCGGTCAACCAGCAATGCTGAGTCAGAACTTGGTGATGAGATGCCACTCAACAATTGCGGTGACTTTGGGTTCAACTTCTTGGAGAGATCAAAATCCACGAGCATTATGTGACCTGTTTCTTGAATCAGTATGTTCTCTGGCTTCAAATCTCGGTACACTACTCCAAGACTATGCAAGTAGTCCAATACGAGGACCAATTCCACAGCATAAAACCTTGaagggtaaaacaaaatcgcatGGAAATAATTAGGAAAAATGCATATTTTGGTTAGCAAGGAAATGAGAAAAAAGACTGCAATTCTTGCTTTTTCAAATAGCAGCAATAAAGGGgggaaattaataaaatatgtgTCTAAATTATTTCGAGAATCCCATTTAcgttttttgttttgaaaaatataatcataaCAAAGGTagcaaaaagtaaagaaaattatctcctttatttattttaaatttcttataCCTCTTGCATTAAAAAGATCGAAATGCACAAGTTTAACATTTTCGTGTTTTTGGTTGTCGTTCAATCCGAATTCGAAGCTTGACCCAATGTTTTAGCATAGTTTCTTTATCCTGATTGTCCGTACCTAATCGATCGGTACCAATGGCACAACAACGAAGAAAGGTAAAGATAATAAAAGGTACCTTATGGCATCAACAGGAAACGTCTTCTCAGATTGTTTCCTTCTTAGAGAATGTAAGTTTCCGCCGTGGCAATAGTCAATGGCAAACCCTAGCAGCTCCTCGGTTTCCAAGACCCCTCGCAACTGTGGCAAGAGAGGGTGATTAAAACGACGCAATATTTGTTGTTCGAACGAGACCCTCTTGCAATGGCTGCTATTTCTCATCCGAACAAAAGCTTTTGAGACCACCTTCAACGCCAGCCATTGCTTCTCGTTTTGCCCTTCATTTATTTTCGCCAAGAAAACCAAGCCCTTGGCACCGCGTCCCAAGGCGGATACTACTTTGAGATTACAAAAGTCCAACGTGTTGCTACCATTATCCATGGCCCCGAGGTGGTCAGGAACCGAGGAAAAGCTAGGGGAGCCGGCTGGCTCAGGAAATAATGTTACGATTTATTATCAACTTTGTCTTTTGAGAggtcttttatagggttgccaTTGAAATCTTTGCACGGGAGCAGGGAGAAATGGATGATCCTATCACAATGCCTATGATGTTGAGCCACGTGGAACTTGAATGAATTTAGTTAGATGAGTTGTTAACGACACAAAGGGATTTGACAAAGCGAACAAACAACTCAATTGGAGATTGATGATCCATCATGGACGTAAACATACAACAAGTCATTAATAAGATTATTACCGTGttgtttcaactttcaacaaTAATGTTCCATTGGTCCTGCACAACCATATTTCTAACCATACTACATGCATATCAAAATTAAGCCACCACATAACATTTTTGTCATATTTCATACAAATCTATctacttatatatattatactaaaattggGTTTTTTTCCCGACTAATGAAAGTGAGGTGTCAATTTCTTGTGAATCCATTTTTTCGCCAAAATAAAtgcattattttttcttctaagtttattttataaaaatatctttattataattatactataattaacatttaagtaataatacataattatactaatataaaatactcttttaattaaatatctatgtaATTCCTATCTAAatataaattgtattttaatatattgagtggtaaatataaaaaatatatataatagaaaaattaaaataacaaataatatttatctattctatttattctattatataaaaatcaaatttttgcactTAATGATGGAACTGATGCGACATGCTCTTGAGATGTTTCTtgatttatttcatttaattcgttaaaccaaatcaattataattaattaattatatcaattaaataatttgattagaCATTCAAATCTCaccatttattataatttatatgaattcattaattatatcaattaattaatttagttaattatattaattatttgatttgattagagtaaatatcaaattaattaataattaatttaattagtttactttttttaatctcATCTATTTATACAAGATCAAATATTTTGTACTCATTggctctcttttctctctccccCCTCCCTTCCTCCCTtccacactctctctctcttgtttaaggtacaatttttataatttttttcatttttgtttcttttatctttatttatacattttatttttttatttttttaaaatttttgtttattttaactaattattattaaacgcataggtttttttcttttagctTCTGTTTAACAAAAAAGGTGTGCcatttttatgttgtttttaaataatcttactataattttattttgtaatattctaTTTTGTCATGTGTGTttcaattcatatatatattgtctttttttttgtgattcacaattaatatatacattGTTTGTGTACGtggtttatatatataatttattgtgattcacaattaatatatatatgttaatattttattgatttctttattatttttttgtgtgtgtctctttgttgctctttattttagttatattcaTTGATTTCTCTGTATTGATgctctttttatttgaaatatcgTTACAATTTAGAGGGTATGTTGTGACCCATGTGATATTCGTTAATTTGGTGTATCTTTTTAGATTATGTTTTAATGTGTTTAAGGAGttgacttaaaattataatatgatatttaaatttataatatgatttatagTATGCTaaaattgtaacaccctaactaccaaagctcacacTTCCGGCTGCGCGACCCTGATAGCTTGGACATTACGACGAcccttatactatttaatactaaaatatgaacctgtttaaaactttttgCCGCAAAATCGCTCCCAACATACTTCATTCGATAACGTACATCCAtagataccatacaacttacaaaaactcataaagagtacatatatatatatatatatccctcttacaaaatatATCAAGATAACGGCGAGGTTACAATAAATATtaatctaaagcaatacagaacatctcaacaataattaaataaactcttcgtgacaTCTGggtccatatcctgaaaggaagaaaaatgtaGGGGATGAGAACATCATCGTCGAAAAggttctcagtagaggatttttgggaattactgtaataggatacgtgaagataaacCATACTAGTGATTAAAaaccgtcttatgcctcttttcaaaaataacggttttcaataaaagtaaagtcggaaatcttttctgaaagagaaaccgttcaattctcaaaaacatcaaaagtctttcaaaaaggtttatctatgctgaaccaaaatagcctttcatattttttccaaaccagaaacacaaaaccgaaaccaaccatcggtccatctcattcaaccacggccctaggccaaAACAATCTAACCACAACCAATCCACCACAATTCAACAGAGTTTCAGttgcaaacacaagtaggaagGTTCAAgtacaaacaaacagttacaaCAAGTAGGGCAATTAGCAGTTAAACACAAGTAATCACATAgacaaaccaagtacaatatgcacactcaatcaatgtcacatagatgcatatgatgcatgcctgttccTAGTGGCTGAAggtatcatctgtcggttatagagtcaacccgacaagtcttggtagctaaccattggactgtccctctatcgtgcatccccaactcgagttatactcatcataatcTTGATCacaatcatgatccatatcaaAAACCCTCACTGGTTTATATTCACTGgagcgagctcatccggggctttcacagtaCCCGACCAcccttatgacatagggtcaacagagtctcgagtctccacctagagcacgtggtggctagccactgctttcttcCAGGGAAATCGTGTCTAAGAgattggaagtgcaaatcacaaatatcaataattcagcatatatgcattcattctcagccatggatcaacatccatctcagccattcggctcacggttcaaCCCAGAActagccaatattcataatcatacacagTCACTCCGGCTCacagttcaatccagaaccagccaatattcataatcatacacagccattccggcccaTAACAAAACAGCACTTCTACCATTTAACATCATCAATTTCATAAAaccggcatttaagccataaatcacttttctcaagtcattttactttaaaatcaaatttcaactctttttagccttggctttaaagatctcatttctcatatcatctcaggctcataagccactttTACTCAAGGTAAATTCcccttttaaaaataataccaCACTCGGcatcctctttccaaaacttccataaACATGGCaagttaaatatttattttgaaatattcaaaatcatccatccAATAATAGAATTGTATAACAAAAGTTTCTCGGCAGATTctcaagtctttaggggagaatatcataactcattttgccaaaattcacttaaaatcattaaaaaccttggcttcctgatttgagtaataaaataggatctaagccaaTCTGAGTCATGTAATCAATTACTCCTTTCAAAGCCATTTCCTTTACTTAAACAAAACCGGCTTCAATTCCATGATTAAATCTGAAGCGTTTCAAACTGCTAAGAGAATCATTTTTGTTGTGTTAAACTATAGTTCAAAGGATACTCTAAATCTTACTTAAAATGTCAAAATAATGAGGTTCACCAATCGAAATCCAATTCCTTTTAAAATCACGAAAACTTTTCCAAGGGACAATATTTATGTTTaatagagaaaaacataaacccGTTTTACCTTTTAAAACAGCCTCAAAGCAAAATTCTCTTTCGAATGACTTGTACCCAAAGACATACTGTTCTTCTTGGAAAATAAGGAGAAATCATGATTCTCTTTTCAACAATTCTTTCAGAGCGTAGCTTCATTGCTTTCATAATTGTTCTAAGTAAAGATAATAAAAGAAGCCCTAAATTCATAATCCTTGAAGTAAATAGAAATGACATTAGACTCAAAATTTcccaaataacatttcaaataaagaatcggattttataaaaattttcgacagcatctcccctaaaacttggactttaccacccggttcgggtcccaactaaacctgttgagttaagaaattaactaaattaattagtgatgacaaatattatttttgcaaaaaataaataattagtgttgattaattatatttacttattactaattatttattgttgcaAGCCAAATTTCAATAGCCCAAATGGAATAAAAAGCAATCAACAAAAATGTTGGGCTGaaagcaaagaaagaagccaaagaaatcaaatcGGGCCAAGCATATCAATACCCGATCCAAGCCCAATCTGGTTTCAGAAAAGCAAATCCCTCTCTTTTGCTTAACCAAAAGCAACGTTCATCTCTCTTTTGTCCTAGTCAAATCAGAgtttcagaaaagtaagaaagagaaagagagagagcttcTTCACCAAGCTagtcaccaaagaagcaagagagagaagGATTAAGCTTGAAAGGCAGATATCAAATCACCTAGTTCAAACCCaatcaagcttaggttaaaggtaaCCCAGAAAGAGAATTTCTATTCTTCTCTGCTGTGTATCTATGGTCTTAAACAAGAtttggggaccaagttggtttTCAAGGGCTCAGATCAAGTTGACCATTGGAAGATTTCTATGGTTGCTATTTTATGGCTTTCGGCCAAGATGAGAAAGTCAGAAGGAGAGTTTCTACTCTGAGGATTAAGGAGAAAAAGTAAAtatgtgggttggtgaagctcaaagctcaaggtgttgaccttggaagaagaacccagcaacatgcaaggagataaaagaagcttGATGTTCATTCAGAAAGTAAGGAGAGAAAATCAGAGATTGAGAACAGCGTTCTATtaagaagttcctctacttggataatgctttctttcaaagaagcattcggccaatactgaagaGCTGCATATGAGGTTTGCGAATCTGATTttacacatagcaaagaggctgctgatgaagtcaatcCCCTTCATATTTTACTGATTataatgtacttttctaagtttatctttctgtaatttcttgagagaaaaggcattgtgagaaagctcaagaaaaagccatgagtggaaaaagggtGAGAGATACActggagagaaaagcctagagttattttctgatttctttaggttgattaagtgtcttgtatcttgcaCATataaggtatccctttcttagttgggttagcactaaaaGGAATAGTTaagtattagcatagccaatgtcaagttaggttagaacttgagtgtgaaaggattgggtcaatcctgtgaaattggtgtatgtaatactgttaactatagtgaaattcttccataattgtggaggagacttgatgtaggttgcatagcacaaggcaaccaaaccaggatacatgctggtattagcttttctcttctctgctgagTTCTGTTttttgatattcatgagacaaaaataaattgtctcataaattttcgctgctgagttcaaacagaacctgaattgaaagtttgtttaaaagggtaataactgcaattaaaaggaaggcatagattcaaccccccttatctaagcctaccacaaccttcaattggtatcaagagctaaggtctcaagaatcaagcttaaccgcttggagcaaagatccaatggcgaacaacttgggcacaaccacagttgccTACACCCTTACTAAAGGCCAGTCAAACAACTGGCCACCTttcttcaacgggaagaactactcctactggaaagaaaggataaggatTGTCATTCAATCTattgactacaacatatggaagattGTCATGAGCGGTCCAAAGATCCCAACGAaaacaagtgctgatggagtggtgactccaaaagaagaagctgaatggaatgaGGATGACGagaagaagatagagctgaatgctaaagcaatcaaccttcttcactgtgctatcagctttgaagagtaccggaaggtgtctagatacaagacagccaaagaaatctgggaaaAACTCCAGGTTAGACACGAAGGCaccaaacaagtaaaagaaacgaggattgatatgctgcgaaaagagtacgagatgtttagcatgaaggatggagaaagcattgatgaagcaTTTGAGAGATTCttaatcataatcaacaaccttgatgctatgggtacaaactatgcagaacaaaccttggtgagaaaactccttagaagcctcacaaaagaatgggaaaacactgccactgtcctaaccgagagtaacaacataagtcccataacctataatgagctgagaggaaaactccttgcctatgaagccacacacacaaacacagactaaaaaaaaaagggaatagccctcaagtcacaaatagaaccgaaagagagtgagtctagtgatggtatttcagatgacgagcttttgttttttgctaggagatttagaagaatgatgaagaacaagggcAAATACAAaggttcaagttcaaaggagcacAAGATCGACTTGAGCAAAGTGACGTGCCATCACTGCAAGGAGGCTGGACACTTCAAGCTAAACTGTCCAAAGCCCAAAAAGGAAgacaaaggaaagaaggaaaggaatagagtactcatggcagcttgggaggatcttgagaatgactcaaatgaagaagaagaatctgaaggagatgaCAAAGACTGCTTTATGgctggaaacaacaatcttgatgaggtaaactattatgatttgaccattgagaacttgcatgctattattgatgatctcactTTAAACACATCAAAACTGCTTGATAAATACAATGAATGCAGATCTAAAAGAGATGTGTTAagagctgaaaatgattttttaaaagaaaaagtgaaggaaactgAATATGCTTTGgacatcattgaagaaaacagatttctaaaatctgaacttgaaaaattaaaaggaaagcacattgtggatccttctcatgagttaattgctgaaaatgaaagattaaatgatatgattaaaaggctaaatggtgacttagcaaaatttgctcaaggttctagcaacttggacaaattacttgcaagtcaaagaccattgtttgaaaaatctggtttaggctACATAGCCAAGGAAGATGTAGTTTCTAATATTTCCTCTATAAAatttgtggcttcttcatcaaatacCAAATCCATACCAAGCAAATCAGGTATCGGATATGTTTCAACTTGTGAAGGAAAATTTGATGAAGCATACACAAGTGAAACTGAGCCTTCACCAAGAACTGGTCTGAGTTCAAACTGGCCAAGTTTGGGTTACATTTCGAAAAATGAGGCTGCTTTCAAGAAACCAccattttacaacaaaacctcATTTTCGAAAGGTAAAAATGTTCAAATAAATTCTGGTGAAAATGCTTTTGCAAAGAGGaataactttaataaaaatcagtttGTCAAAAGAGATGCATCTCttccaaaaaccagaaaatttcaaccatttaaccatttcaagcaatttaactCACCTAAATTTCAGCGACACACATCAGAAAATCATTGTATTAATTGCAAGAAAGTTGGTCACTCATATGAACAATGCTTCATTGAAAAGAGAGTTGTAGGAAACAAAGTCTACaatgttgtttgtgattttaacacacttgggcaaccaagatggattaacttcaaaggatccaaattaatttggatacctaaggctacttgaaactcatcatgcagatttgcctagcatctaaaaataaaagggacatgtggtacatggatagtggatgttcaaggcacatgactggaaggtcaacctatttcatcaaactaaataagtatgatggaggttttgtgacctttggagatgatggtaaaggtaaaatcattgctgttggaaaagtaggtaatgagcaatctactttcattgatgatgtacttttggtatgtggtttaaagcacaatcttttgagtataagtcaactgtgtgatttaggatatttagttgtTTTCAAAAGGCTTGAATGCTGAGTTGTTAATGAAAAGATAAATGAAGTGATGTTTGTTGCCAAGTGTTTCAATAATATATATGGACTtactcttgatgaactaaaggatcaa harbors:
- the LOC107469914 gene encoding serine/threonine-protein kinase OXI1-like; translation: MDNGSNTLDFCNLKVVSALGRGAKGLVFLAKINEGQNEKQWLALKVVSKAFVRMRNSSHCKRVSFEQQILRRFNHPLLPQLRGVLETEELLGFAIDYCHGGNLHSLRRKQSEKTFPVDAIRFYAVELVLVLDYLHSLGVVYRDLKPENILIQETGHIMLVDFDLSKKLNPKSPQLLSGISSPSSDSALLVDRRKRLLPGCYCCHSGIMPLDSDSQLGTNSPARSESDSVEKSNSFVGTEDYVAPEIITGEGHNFGVDWWSLGVVLYEMLYGMTPFKGVNRKETFQRILMKQPDLSGENTPLRDLIKKLLEKHPDRRIEVHEIKCHDFFKGVNWNSVLQIARPPYIPQNDVEDKAGFSRKDVESFVRKIFFKNDNKEEKPKENKVYNKNQNTVWVDKLTDNPTQNEDFLMF